One Persephonella sp. genomic region harbors:
- a CDS encoding fimbria/pilus periplasmic chaperone, with the protein MKNIKKFFLILLPLFFFLINRTFALDFSIQPIRIYMSAEKNTAVFKIENLTDKKTITVETEVKKWDQDGNGKFILKDTEDLVVVPPYIKLEPRQKQLVKLAYLGSFDGKVQKAYRLIVKQIPQEIKPEKNPKKIKTAIQIVLHVSVPVFINPPGVNISYDLDVSPVYKGKDKIVLDIKNRGNGFTRIINVQCFKGDKEIYSKDYAFYILPQKEVKFTIKKFVNKNGKYTVAQFEEIPDKIKITLEDGKEISINL; encoded by the coding sequence ATGAAAAATATAAAAAAATTTTTTCTCATCCTCCTTCCCCTTTTTTTCTTTCTTATAAACAGGACTTTTGCCCTTGATTTTTCTATACAGCCAATAAGAATTTATATGTCTGCTGAAAAAAATACAGCTGTATTTAAAATAGAAAATTTAACAGACAAAAAAACAATAACCGTAGAAACAGAAGTTAAAAAATGGGATCAGGATGGAAATGGAAAATTTATTCTAAAAGATACAGAGGATTTAGTTGTAGTTCCTCCGTATATAAAACTTGAGCCGAGACAAAAACAGCTTGTTAAGCTTGCTTATTTAGGGTCGTTTGATGGTAAAGTTCAAAAAGCATATCGTCTAATAGTGAAACAAATTCCACAGGAAATAAAACCGGAAAAAAATCCCAAAAAAATCAAAACGGCTATTCAGATTGTTTTACATGTAAGTGTTCCTGTATTCATTAATCCTCCAGGAGTGAATATTTCTTATGATTTAGACGTATCTCCGGTATATAAAGGTAAGGACAAGATAGTTCTTGATATAAAAAATAGAGGTAACGGATTCACACGGATAATTAATGTTCAATGTTTTAAAGGAGACAAAGAAATATATAGCAAAGACTATGCATTTTACATTCTTCCACAAAAAGAGGTTAAGTTTACTATCAAAAAGTTCGTTAATAAAAACGGCAAATATACTGTAGCACAATTTGAAGAGATACCGGACAAAATAAAAATAACACTTGAAGATGGCAAAGAGATTTCTATTAATCTTTAG
- a CDS encoding spore coat protein U domain-containing protein — translation MKRKIVASILGVGVAWSVAVAEGTATDNYTVTATVQPYCEILSLSDVTLEYNPYKPPVTSKSAAFSFKCVKGTNFTISATSANGRYLVKADDPDEKIAYSLGVLIQYSSSSAYSPDVFTTPLSATAETKEPPVAALRFTNISSGQNVSIGTYTDTVTLTITY, via the coding sequence ATGAAAAGAAAAATTGTAGCCTCAATTTTAGGGGTAGGGGTTGCGTGGAGCGTAGCTGTTGCAGAGGGAACTGCAACAGATAATTACACAGTGACAGCAACAGTTCAACCTTATTGTGAAATACTTTCTTTGTCTGATGTAACATTAGAGTATAATCCTTACAAACCTCCGGTGACATCAAAAAGTGCAGCATTTTCTTTTAAGTGCGTAAAAGGAACAAATTTTACAATATCAGCAACCAGCGCAAATGGTAGATATCTGGTAAAGGCTGACGATCCTGATGAAAAAATAGCATACTCACTGGGAGTTTTAATTCAATATTCATCTTCATCTGCATATAGTCCTGATGTATTTACTACTCCTTTAAGTGCAACAGCCGAAACAAAAGAACCTCCGGTAGCAGCTTTAAGGTTTACAAATATATCATCAGGTCAAAATGTAAGTATAGGAACTTACACTGATACAGTCACTCTAACAATAACATACTGA
- a CDS encoding helix-turn-helix domain-containing protein, giving the protein MAKNNTIKCPNCNSTNCVKNGKVNGRQTYLCKECYSRFLVERNKKRYPASLKKEAIKLYKEGKTLTEIANILNIKVQTVHYWVKHKSSNLENN; this is encoded by the coding sequence ATGGCTAAAAATAACACAATAAAGTGCCCTAATTGTAATTCCACAAATTGCGTAAAAAACGGCAAAGTAAACGGTAGGCAAACTTATCTATGTAAGGAATGCTATTCAAGATTTTTAGTAGAAAGAAATAAAAAAAGATATCCAGCTAGCCTAAAAAAAGAAGCAATTAAATTATATAAAGAGGGTAAAACTTTAACGGAAATTGCAAACATATTAAATATAAAGGTTCAAACCGTTCATTACTGGGTTAAGCATAAATCATCAAATTTGGAAAATAATTGA
- the hemC gene encoding hydroxymethylbilane synthase, with the protein MKIRIGTRKSKLALWQANYVASQLKKHFPDIEVELIKITTKGDKILDVPLAKVGGKGLFVKEIEEAMLRNEIDIAVHSLKDVPTYFPEGLGLVAITEREDPRDAFLSVKYSSLDEMPSGAVLGTSSLRRKAQILEKRKDLVIKDLRGNVDTRIRKLEEGQYDGIILAYAGLKRLGLENKVKQIFEPDYMIPAVAQGFLGIEARLDDEKTKQIVSVLNHKESQLRAEAERAFLKTLEGGCQVPLAAYSEIKNGKLKITGFVSDLEGNKIFKDSLEGDPENAENIGKTLAEKLLNAGAKEVLEEIYRGNC; encoded by the coding sequence TTGAAAATCAGAATTGGAACGAGAAAAAGTAAGCTTGCCTTGTGGCAGGCAAATTATGTTGCTTCTCAGCTAAAAAAACATTTTCCAGATATAGAGGTAGAACTGATAAAAATAACCACCAAAGGAGATAAAATACTTGATGTTCCTCTGGCAAAAGTAGGAGGTAAAGGTCTTTTTGTCAAAGAAATAGAAGAAGCAATGCTCAGAAATGAGATAGATATTGCTGTTCACTCCCTAAAAGATGTTCCTACATATTTTCCAGAAGGACTCGGTCTTGTTGCAATAACCGAAAGAGAAGACCCAAGGGATGCATTTTTATCTGTAAAGTATAGTTCTCTTGATGAAATGCCTTCTGGTGCTGTTTTAGGAACAAGCTCCCTTAGAAGAAAAGCCCAGATTTTAGAAAAAAGAAAAGATCTTGTTATAAAAGACCTCCGTGGAAATGTTGATACCCGTATAAGAAAACTTGAAGAAGGTCAGTATGACGGAATAATCCTTGCTTATGCAGGATTAAAAAGGCTTGGACTTGAAAACAAAGTTAAACAGATTTTTGAGCCTGATTATATGATACCTGCTGTTGCACAGGGGTTTTTAGGTATAGAAGCAAGGCTTGATGATGAAAAAACAAAGCAAATTGTTTCTGTTTTAAACCATAAAGAAAGTCAGTTAAGGGCAGAGGCTGAAAGGGCATTTTTAAAGACCCTTGAGGGCGGTTGTCAGGTTCCCCTCGCCGCTTATAGCGAAATAAAAAATGGAAAACTGAAAATAACCGGTTTTGTGTCTGACCTTGAGGGAAACAAAATTTTCAAAGACAGTCTTGAAGGAGACCCTGAAAACGCTGAGAATATAGGTAAAACCCTTGCAGAAAAACTCCTTAACGCCGGAGCAAAAGAGGTTTTAGAGGAAATTTACAGAGGTAATTGCTGA
- a CDS encoding glycosyltransferase family 39 protein has product MNGNKIFYALILAGIISLFPNINLYEFRGEESLRVIVAYEMQDSGDYLQPHFLGDLYFNKPPLFNWLIVASSKFIPWSELTARIVTIFSLFLTVLLIYFFSQKLFQNKKLSLLAGLIYITFIDILFWYGYLAEIDVTLAFFVFLMFILQYVGYFERKAYLILLSGLVAGLAFLLKGFPAYVFWGLTFITFIIYKKNWKDLINLYLWTSGIIALLVPALWILNTDNPNLYLQKLLIESLIRTKGSSNILKLFGHFLTYPLLNFKQLLPASFIVLLILVTAYRRKIKVVIPSEIKILLLTAFINYIPYFLAVHSRGRYVIPLFPVIAIIFAYLIVNTGKEKWVKITVWTASILIALRFLLGFVGFPILMEKKASRKRAAYDIAETIDLSKKIACDCKREKSVCVYLDFMKGKALKTSRYIPDWDYVIDCSKQNRGKLIKSYDLHGRILKLYQREK; this is encoded by the coding sequence GTGAACGGAAATAAAATTTTTTATGCTCTAATACTTGCCGGGATTATTTCTTTATTTCCTAATATAAATCTTTATGAATTTAGAGGAGAGGAGTCTCTCCGGGTTATTGTCGCCTATGAAATGCAGGATAGCGGTGATTATCTGCAACCCCATTTTCTTGGAGACCTTTATTTTAATAAACCTCCTTTATTTAACTGGCTGATAGTGGCTTCTTCAAAATTTATTCCCTGGTCTGAGCTTACAGCACGGATAGTAACTATTTTTTCTCTATTCTTAACTGTTTTGCTGATTTATTTTTTCTCCCAAAAACTATTCCAAAACAAAAAGCTTTCCTTACTGGCAGGATTAATATATATAACGTTTATTGATATTCTATTCTGGTATGGTTATCTGGCAGAAATTGATGTAACTCTTGCTTTTTTTGTTTTTCTAATGTTTATACTCCAGTATGTTGGCTATTTTGAACGAAAGGCATATTTAATCTTACTTTCCGGTTTAGTAGCTGGCCTTGCCTTTTTGTTAAAAGGATTTCCTGCTTATGTATTCTGGGGACTGACTTTTATTACCTTTATCATTTATAAAAAAAATTGGAAGGATTTAATAAATCTGTATCTCTGGACTTCCGGCATTATTGCACTATTAGTTCCTGCCTTGTGGATATTAAACACAGATAATCCAAATCTTTATCTTCAAAAATTACTTATTGAAAGTCTTATCAGAACAAAAGGCAGTTCAAATATCCTGAAACTATTTGGGCATTTTTTAACTTATCCGCTCCTTAACTTTAAACAGCTTTTGCCGGCAAGTTTTATTGTTCTTTTGATACTTGTAACTGCTTATAGAAGGAAAATAAAAGTAGTCATCCCATCAGAAATAAAAATACTTTTACTTACAGCTTTTATAAATTACATTCCATACTTTCTGGCTGTTCATAGCAGAGGCAGATATGTTATTCCCCTTTTTCCTGTTATAGCAATAATTTTTGCTTACTTGATTGTGAATACAGGAAAGGAAAAATGGGTAAAAATTACTGTCTGGACAGCCTCTATTCTGATTGCCCTTAGATTTTTACTTGGTTTCGTAGGATTTCCTATTCTTATGGAAAAGAAGGCCTCCCGTAAAAGAGCTGCATATGATATAGCTGAAACAATAGACTTATCTAAAAAAATCGCCTGTGATTGTAAAAGGGAAAAATCTGTATGCGTTTATCTGGATTTTATGAAAGGAAAAGCCCTTAAAACCTCCAGATATATTCCTGATTGGGATTATGTGATAGATTGTTCTAAACAAAATCGTGGAAAACTAATTAAAAGTTATGACCTTCACGGAAGAATATTAAAACTCTACCAAAGGGAAAAATGA